Proteins from one Flammeovirgaceae bacterium genomic window:
- a CDS encoding type IX secretion system membrane protein PorP/SprF translates to MKKGIVVWVFALMAVANAMAQDPQFSQFYQSPLYLNPGFTGITPQQRFVLNHRIQWPNLPQAFSTYAASYDIFVDELRSGFGIMMTTDKMGSAGWRTSTFGLLYSYKVRVTDDLVFSPGLYFGYGINGLDRSKLLLGDGLEFNGQSLDPDLNRLGNQQYFDFGSGFLLYTKSLWLGGAFHHMNTPNLSILNSTSRLPMKTTIHGGGRISLYSGFRTKSKVSYITPSFIYRKQGPISQLDFGLNYHIDPVSIGVWYRGKPFETNVIGTVNQDALIFVMGIYLANFNVGYSYDFSVSELSTSSGGAHEISIVYEFVAKPISRSVKKRNRLIPCPTFNHKPNFWN, encoded by the coding sequence ATGAAGAAGGGCATTGTAGTATGGGTTTTTGCACTGATGGCGGTCGCCAATGCCATGGCCCAGGATCCCCAATTCTCCCAATTCTACCAGTCGCCCCTTTACCTTAACCCCGGCTTTACCGGGATCACCCCGCAGCAACGGTTTGTGCTGAACCACCGCATCCAGTGGCCCAACCTCCCCCAGGCGTTCTCCACCTATGCGGCCAGCTATGATATCTTTGTGGACGAACTGCGCAGTGGCTTCGGTATCATGATGACCACCGATAAAATGGGGTCGGCCGGCTGGAGGACCTCCACCTTCGGGTTGCTGTACAGCTACAAAGTGCGGGTAACGGACGACCTCGTCTTTTCCCCCGGCCTTTATTTTGGTTATGGCATCAACGGGCTGGACCGCTCCAAACTGCTGCTGGGCGATGGGCTCGAGTTCAATGGACAGTCTTTGGACCCCGACCTCAACCGGCTGGGGAACCAGCAATACTTTGATTTCGGCTCCGGGTTTTTGCTCTACACCAAATCACTGTGGCTAGGGGGAGCATTCCACCATATGAACACACCCAACCTCTCCATTTTGAATAGTACCAGCAGGTTGCCAATGAAAACCACAATTCATGGGGGCGGACGAATTTCACTCTACAGCGGGTTCCGGACGAAATCGAAGGTCTCCTACATCACACCATCATTTATTTACCGGAAACAGGGCCCCATCTCCCAATTGGACTTCGGCCTGAACTACCACATCGACCCTGTGTCAATAGGAGTGTGGTACCGCGGAAAACCGTTTGAAACGAATGTGATTGGTACTGTAAATCAGGATGCCCTCATTTTTGTAATGGGCATCTACCTGGCCAATTTTAATGTGGGGTACAGCTACGACTTTTCAGTTTCTGAATTGTCTACCTCTTCTGGTGGCGCACATGAAATTTCCATTGTGTATGAATTTGTGGCCAAGCCTATCTCAAGGAGCGTCAAGAAAAGGAACAGGCTGATCCCGTGCCCCACCTTCAACCACAAACCCAACTTCTGGAATTGA
- a CDS encoding HD domain-containing protein: protein MSFSSKLDRNPVFATVGKVADGLGVPCYVVGGYVRDLVLERPVKDIDFLCVGSGIALAREVARALGGLRVTVFKNFGTARIDWNGLELEFVGARKESYREGSRKPLVEDGSLEDDQNRRDFTINAMAIGLNAGNWGTLTDPFDGMADIRKKMIRTPLAPDITFSDDPLRMMRAIRFASQLGFDIEASTFAAIGSHAARLKIVSMERTIDELNKVVLSPVPSYGFKLLFHSGLLKEFFPEMVALHGVENIDNKGHKDNFYHTLQVLDNTAKSSSDLWLRWAAILHDIAKPATKRFDKVQGWTFHGHEDKGARMVPKIFRRLKLPMDERMLFVQKLVRLHLRPIALAREVTDSAVRRLLFEAGDDTEALMLLCRADITSKNNEKVARYLKNFDLVEERMKAVEEKDKVRNFQPPIKGDEIIKLFNIPPGPVVGEIKERIKDAILDGEIENDRDQAYALMLEIARKKGLDKIEK from the coding sequence ATGAGTTTCTCTTCTAAACTGGATCGTAACCCCGTTTTCGCCACCGTTGGAAAAGTGGCCGATGGCCTTGGCGTGCCCTGCTATGTGGTGGGCGGTTATGTGCGCGACCTCGTCCTGGAAAGGCCGGTCAAAGACATTGATTTTTTGTGTGTGGGCAGCGGGATAGCCCTTGCCCGCGAGGTGGCCCGGGCTTTGGGGGGGTTGAGGGTCACGGTTTTTAAAAATTTTGGCACGGCACGCATCGACTGGAACGGGCTTGAACTGGAGTTCGTGGGGGCTCGCAAGGAGTCCTACAGGGAAGGGTCAAGAAAGCCCCTGGTGGAGGATGGCTCCCTGGAGGACGACCAGAACAGGAGGGATTTCACCATCAATGCGATGGCCATCGGGCTGAATGCCGGCAACTGGGGAACGTTGACCGACCCGTTTGATGGAATGGCCGATATCCGGAAGAAAATGATACGCACGCCCCTGGCACCGGATATCACTTTTTCGGACGACCCGCTGCGCATGATGCGGGCCATTCGGTTTGCGTCCCAATTGGGTTTCGATATCGAGGCTTCCACCTTCGCGGCCATCGGCAGCCATGCCGCACGGCTGAAAATTGTGTCCATGGAGCGGACCATCGATGAACTCAATAAGGTTGTCCTTTCGCCTGTGCCGTCCTATGGTTTCAAATTGCTGTTCCACAGCGGCCTGTTGAAGGAATTTTTTCCCGAGATGGTGGCCTTGCATGGCGTGGAGAACATCGACAACAAGGGCCATAAGGACAACTTCTACCACACCCTTCAGGTACTGGACAATACCGCCAAATCTTCGAGCGACCTGTGGCTGCGGTGGGCCGCTATCCTTCATGACATTGCCAAGCCGGCCACCAAGAGGTTCGATAAGGTGCAGGGCTGGACCTTTCATGGGCATGAGGACAAGGGCGCGCGCATGGTCCCCAAAATATTCCGCAGGCTGAAATTGCCCATGGACGAAAGGATGCTCTTTGTGCAGAAGCTGGTGCGCCTGCACCTGAGGCCCATCGCACTGGCCAGGGAGGTGACGGACTCGGCCGTGAGACGGCTCTTGTTCGAGGCGGGGGACGACACCGAGGCGCTGATGCTGCTGTGCCGTGCCGACATCACTTCCAAGAACAATGAAAAGGTGGCCCGGTACCTGAAAAACTTTGACCTGGTGGAGGAAAGGATGAAGGCCGTGGAGGAAAAGGACAAGGTGAGGAACTTTCAGCCCCCCATTAAAGGGGACGAAATAATAAAATTGTTCAATATTCCGCCCGGCCCGGTGGTGGGGGAGATAAAAGAACGGATAAAAGATGCGATATTGGATGGCGAAATTGAAAACGACAGGGACCAGGCCTATGCCCTTATGCTGGAAATCGCACGTAAAAAAGGATTGGATAAAATCGAAAAATAA
- a CDS encoding sigma-70 family RNA polymerase sigma factor — translation MGGHTEHILEDIIEKCLHGDRGAYYELYKRFSRSMYNVAFRIVHDDDEAHDVLQEGFISAFKNLKHYRGEATFGAWLKRIVVNKAINAVKRKKWDRFPDDGPVEKPEEDEDALRGFPFTVEKVKRAMDRLPHGYRVVLSLYLLEGYDHGEIAEILGISESTSKSQFNRSKKKLRELLLEEGWANRGSC, via the coding sequence TTGGGAGGCCATACTGAACATATTCTTGAAGATATTATAGAAAAGTGCCTCCACGGGGACAGGGGGGCGTATTATGAGCTGTACAAACGCTTCAGCCGCAGCATGTACAACGTGGCCTTCCGGATTGTGCATGACGATGACGAGGCGCATGACGTGCTCCAGGAAGGGTTCATAAGCGCTTTCAAAAATTTAAAACACTACAGGGGAGAAGCCACCTTTGGCGCCTGGCTGAAACGCATTGTGGTGAACAAGGCCATCAATGCGGTCAAAAGGAAAAAATGGGACCGCTTCCCGGACGATGGGCCGGTGGAAAAACCGGAGGAGGACGAAGACGCGCTGCGGGGCTTCCCCTTCACGGTGGAGAAGGTAAAGCGGGCAATGGACAGGTTGCCGCACGGATATAGGGTGGTCCTTTCGCTGTACTTGCTGGAAGGCTACGACCACGGTGAAATTGCCGAAATATTGGGGATTTCGGAATCCACCTCAAAGTCGCAATTTAACCGGTCGAAAAAAAAACTGAGGGAACTCCTCCTCGAAGAGGGCTGGGCCAACAGGGGTTCCTGTTAA
- a CDS encoding type IX secretion system membrane protein PorP/SprF — translation MKGALWIGLAMWAGVAKAQDPEFSQYYAAPLYLNPAFTGTTIDHRFMANYRNQWPNVALGYESYAFSYDYNMDYYNSGVGFMAVVDKAGTAGMKSSQFNFLYSYKWSVGGKWVISSGLNFGYAFRNIDFNRLLFGDQLQFDADGSTPSDDPALFNLGSARYFDFNAGVLAYNKTFWVGFASSHINRPNRSLINEEANIPIKTTFHGGIRIPLYWGPFKRDHVSVLSPSFVYKSQGNFSQLDLGAYFLYDPIALGLWYRGIPIRQNVKDNISQDAVVVILGFQFEKVEIAYGYDFTISELGPVSGGTHEVSLQYKLDIYTGSKTRKKQKYIPCPTFNKK, via the coding sequence ATGAAAGGAGCCTTATGGATTGGTTTGGCCATGTGGGCAGGGGTGGCAAAAGCCCAGGACCCGGAATTTTCCCAGTACTATGCGGCCCCCTTGTACCTGAACCCGGCCTTTACCGGCACCACGATCGACCACAGGTTCATGGCCAACTACCGGAACCAATGGCCGAATGTGGCGCTCGGCTATGAGTCCTATGCCTTTTCTTACGACTACAACATGGACTACTACAACAGCGGGGTCGGCTTTATGGCCGTGGTGGACAAGGCCGGGACAGCGGGAATGAAATCCAGCCAGTTTAATTTCCTGTACTCCTACAAATGGAGCGTGGGCGGCAAGTGGGTCATTTCCTCCGGCCTCAATTTTGGATATGCGTTTAGGAATATTGATTTCAACCGGCTGTTGTTTGGCGACCAGCTTCAGTTCGATGCCGATGGCTCCACGCCCAGCGATGACCCGGCCCTGTTCAACCTGGGCAGCGCCAGGTATTTTGATTTCAATGCCGGGGTGCTGGCCTACAACAAAACGTTTTGGGTGGGGTTTGCCTCCAGCCACATCAACCGCCCCAACCGGTCTTTGATAAACGAGGAGGCAAACATCCCCATTAAAACCACCTTCCACGGGGGCATCCGCATTCCCCTGTACTGGGGGCCGTTCAAAAGGGACCACGTTTCGGTGCTGTCGCCTTCCTTTGTCTATAAAAGCCAGGGCAACTTTAGCCAGCTCGATTTGGGCGCCTATTTCCTCTACGACCCCATCGCCCTGGGACTTTGGTACCGCGGGATACCCATCAGGCAAAACGTGAAAGACAACATCAGCCAGGATGCGGTGGTGGTGATCCTGGGGTTCCAATTCGAAAAAGTGGAAATCGCCTATGGGTACGACTTTACCATTTCCGAACTGGGGCCGGTTTCCGGGGGCACCCATGAAGTCTCGTTGCAATACAAACTGGACATTTACACCGGCTCCAAAACCAGGAAGAAACAAAAGTATATTCCCTGCCCCACGTTCAATAAAAAATGA
- a CDS encoding PKD domain-containing protein, whose translation MRAIFKNTLLALLFCCALASTAWAQCGGIMEPGFAFLTSSRGCAPFTVNIQTLYLSSVPGTQYFVDWGDGTPEETYTQVGPTGVNISHLYPNSPVDCGYDVVIDAANACNPRGSVVPITTQVVVWTNDVISVNPAVFRVCQGFAADVLFTDNSDWNCFPRLTRENNEPRWIQWIYGTGAAGIRIPGIRVNSVLPGAFPYLDPAPMRNPIYPVLAPGQVALPVNVPVTAPADIGKEFEITLKNWNQCNAYDNNILDGNPFDPVGGDLVNGDNPPQVITARVVIVDAPQPDFLTRLGGAGGPVQNVFCVGDNIYFDDETPPIGGASFQYSWEFFDNGTGMGAPLSTSNNQNPTFAYPTSGLKLIRLSVKDVNAAGNCVEIFEQTITISPSLIARIGVTDLLNNPITPDFCQLASPPFTNFDVRFSDISTGVITPTTQWRWEFYDETNTLIRQEPFGGGFSVVPLGPFDEVFTNSGIYRVRLIIRDNITSCETIDEVEVRVYENPVPQFSATRVCEGDDTSFNESSTLNAINGEAIVLWEWDFDYDGVTFTKDPAFDNQTSFTRNLGLANTYQVALRVTTDQFGCSDMVVIPVIVDPVPNASITPDVLSGCSVLTVVFANNSVGGQPDAIDRFEWEVDEKLGSGFQLVATQDPLDPGFTPFYIHNFVNTTMANRQFDMRMRTVTVNGCDRVSAISTITVFPGTESGFISTNYSPFNDNCSPQSVNFAVDALTQSLGPTDYRWRVSDTGGIISETSTGIIPSFSYNFVNNTQSIKDYFITLITTLPSGCFGDSTRTIRISPNPTSNFDIDTLLFDCQLMRLQLEATQKGLANYHWTVRENGIVVSDVNSINDELNYELNRPASGSADITVQFNLETTNFANCISPVSSDVVVIPARDDINTSFTASPTSQSLPNATVTIVNTTNPGPWTYEWDFGDGSTSIDPGVSSHTYATYGTYNIKLTVTNGVCVETAMETVTILAIPPIVDFAYDPASGCAPLTVNFTNLSQFAEPDKYQWGFGQGQATSKAINPTYTYFEPGKYTVSLSASNATGAVVNETKEMIIEVFPRPSAQFDIKPKRVYIPGGTLYTKNQSLQATHYEWDFGDGTISLSPQPQHIYSEVGKYDIQLIAYNQFGCADTTKLESIVNVEIGGQVLIPNAFSPNLSGATGGNDPGNGKNDVFLPITRGVVEFEMMIFNRWGELMFRSTDPAIGWDGYYRGKLCQQDVYMYKLSALYENGERVVRVGDVNLIR comes from the coding sequence ATGCGCGCGATTTTCAAAAATACATTACTGGCGTTGCTGTTTTGTTGCGCCCTGGCCTCAACGGCATGGGCCCAATGCGGGGGGATCATGGAACCCGGCTTTGCCTTCCTCACCAGCAGCCGGGGATGTGCGCCCTTTACGGTCAACATTCAGACGTTGTACCTGTCTTCCGTGCCTGGCACCCAATATTTCGTGGACTGGGGCGATGGCACCCCGGAAGAGACCTATACCCAGGTGGGCCCCACCGGGGTGAACATCTCCCACCTTTACCCCAACTCGCCCGTGGACTGTGGGTATGATGTGGTCATCGATGCGGCCAATGCCTGCAACCCGCGGGGCAGCGTGGTCCCGATCACCACCCAGGTGGTGGTGTGGACCAATGACGTCATCTCCGTAAACCCTGCCGTCTTCAGGGTATGCCAGGGCTTTGCAGCCGATGTCCTGTTTACGGACAACAGCGACTGGAACTGTTTTCCAAGGCTCACGCGGGAAAACAACGAACCCCGGTGGATACAATGGATTTACGGTACCGGTGCCGCAGGCATACGCATTCCCGGCATAAGGGTAAACTCCGTTCTGCCTGGGGCTTTTCCCTACCTCGATCCGGCCCCCATGCGCAACCCCATTTACCCTGTCCTGGCCCCCGGCCAGGTGGCCCTGCCCGTCAATGTGCCGGTGACCGCCCCGGCCGATATCGGCAAGGAATTTGAAATCACCTTAAAAAACTGGAACCAATGCAATGCATACGACAACAACATCCTGGATGGCAACCCCTTTGACCCCGTGGGCGGGGACCTGGTGAACGGGGACAACCCCCCGCAGGTCATTACCGCAAGGGTGGTGATCGTGGACGCCCCCCAACCGGATTTTTTGACACGGCTGGGCGGTGCGGGCGGGCCGGTCCAAAATGTGTTTTGCGTGGGGGACAATATCTACTTTGATGACGAAACGCCCCCCATAGGCGGGGCCTCGTTTCAATACAGCTGGGAATTCTTTGACAATGGCACGGGAATGGGCGCGCCCCTCTCCACGTCCAATAACCAAAACCCTACTTTTGCCTACCCCACTTCAGGGTTGAAACTGATAAGGCTTTCCGTGAAGGACGTAAACGCGGCCGGCAATTGTGTGGAAATATTTGAACAAACCATTACTATTTCACCATCATTGATTGCCCGGATAGGTGTTACGGATTTACTTAACAATCCGATAACCCCAGATTTTTGTCAGTTGGCCTCCCCTCCGTTCACCAATTTTGATGTCCGGTTTTCCGATATCTCCACAGGCGTTATTACCCCTACCACCCAGTGGCGGTGGGAGTTTTATGACGAAACCAATACGCTGATAAGACAGGAACCTTTTGGTGGCGGATTTTCCGTGGTTCCTCTGGGTCCGTTTGACGAAGTGTTTACCAACAGTGGGATCTATCGGGTACGGCTCATCATCAGGGATAACATTACCTCTTGCGAAACCATCGATGAGGTAGAGGTGCGTGTGTACGAGAACCCGGTTCCGCAATTCTCGGCAACAAGGGTTTGTGAGGGTGACGATACAAGCTTTAATGAATCCTCAACTTTAAATGCCATTAATGGAGAGGCAATTGTTTTATGGGAGTGGGACTTTGATTACGATGGGGTTACGTTTACCAAAGACCCTGCGTTCGACAACCAAACCTCCTTCACCCGAAATTTAGGACTGGCCAATACCTATCAGGTTGCCCTTCGGGTGACCACCGATCAATTTGGCTGCAGTGATATGGTGGTAATTCCGGTGATTGTTGATCCTGTTCCCAATGCCTCCATCACGCCCGATGTGCTTTCCGGCTGCAGCGTGCTCACCGTTGTGTTTGCCAATAACTCCGTGGGCGGCCAGCCGGATGCAATTGACCGGTTTGAGTGGGAAGTAGATGAAAAACTGGGCTCGGGCTTTCAACTGGTGGCGACACAAGATCCATTGGATCCCGGATTTACACCTTTCTACATCCATAATTTTGTAAATACAACAATGGCAAACCGACAATTCGATATGCGAATGCGTACGGTAACTGTCAATGGTTGCGATCGCGTTTCAGCCATCTCTACAATCACTGTTTTTCCGGGAACGGAATCCGGATTTATATCCACTAATTATTCTCCGTTTAATGATAATTGCTCTCCACAATCGGTCAACTTCGCGGTGGATGCGCTCACACAGTCTTTAGGCCCTACCGATTACAGATGGCGCGTCAGCGATACCGGAGGAATCATTTCTGAAACAAGCACCGGGATAATACCCTCCTTTAGCTACAACTTTGTAAACAATACGCAATCCATTAAGGATTACTTCATCACGTTGATCACAACGTTGCCATCGGGTTGCTTTGGCGACTCTACCCGAACCATTCGCATCAGCCCCAACCCGACTTCCAACTTTGATATCGACACGCTGCTCTTTGACTGCCAACTCATGCGCCTGCAACTTGAGGCCACCCAAAAAGGCCTGGCCAACTACCATTGGACGGTGCGCGAAAATGGAATAGTTGTTTCTGATGTCAATAGCATCAATGATGAGTTGAACTACGAACTCAACAGGCCTGCATCTGGATCGGCTGATATCACCGTTCAGTTCAATCTGGAAACTACCAACTTTGCCAACTGTATCAGCCCCGTCAGCTCCGATGTGGTGGTAATACCTGCACGTGACGATATAAACACCTCATTCACGGCATCACCCACAAGTCAATCATTGCCCAATGCTACCGTTACGATAGTAAACACAACCAATCCCGGCCCATGGACATACGAATGGGATTTTGGGGATGGAAGTACCTCCATCGACCCTGGAGTATCCTCTCATACATATGCCACCTATGGCACCTACAACATTAAATTGACGGTAACCAATGGGGTGTGCGTGGAGACGGCCATGGAAACAGTGACCATACTGGCGATCCCACCTATTGTTGATTTTGCCTACGATCCTGCTTCTGGGTGTGCGCCCCTTACGGTCAACTTTACCAACCTGTCTCAGTTTGCGGAACCGGATAAATACCAATGGGGGTTTGGTCAGGGACAGGCTACTTCCAAAGCCATCAATCCTACCTACACCTATTTTGAGCCGGGGAAATACACGGTGTCGCTCTCGGCATCCAATGCCACAGGCGCGGTGGTGAATGAAACCAAGGAAATGATTATTGAGGTTTTCCCAAGACCGAGCGCACAATTTGATATTAAACCCAAACGGGTATACATACCAGGTGGCACCCTCTATACAAAAAATCAAAGCCTGCAGGCAACCCACTACGAATGGGATTTTGGTGATGGTACGATTTCCCTTTCACCGCAACCCCAACACATCTATAGCGAAGTAGGTAAATACGACATTCAGTTGATAGCCTATAATCAATTTGGATGCGCGGATACCACTAAGCTGGAGAGCATCGTCAACGTTGAAATTGGTGGACAAGTATTAATACCCAATGCGTTTTCACCAAACCTTTCCGGGGCTACAGGGGGAAATGATCCGGGCAATGGAAAAAATGATGTGTTCCTGCCCATTACCCGTGGTGTGGTCGAGTTTGAAATGATGATATTCAATCGGTGGGGGGAGCTGATGTTCCGCAGCACCGACCCGGCCATAGGTTGGGATGGCTATTACCGGGGAAAGCTTTGCCAGCAGGATGTGTACATGTACAAATTGTCCGCCTTGTACGAAAACGGGGAAAGGGTGGTAAGGGTAGGGGACGTAAACCTGATACGATAG